A genomic segment from Panthera tigris isolate Pti1 chromosome A1, P.tigris_Pti1_mat1.1, whole genome shotgun sequence encodes:
- the LOC102960606 gene encoding protocadherin gamma-B2 isoform X2, with the protein MRPRPSAERSSPARWRQVLLPFLLSLFRGALPDQIRYSIPEELAKNSVVGNLAKDLGLSVRDLPARKLRVSAEKEYFTVNPESGDLLVSDRIDREQICGKKPLCILDFDTVAENPLNIFHVAVIVQDINDNTPLFKQNNIDLKIGESTKPGKTFPLDPALDSDAGPNSLQRYHLNDNEHFDLIEKQAPDGRKYPELVLKHSLDREEQNLHQLVLTAVDGGDPPQSGTAQIQIQVTDANDNAPVFIQDVYKVSLQEGVPLGFSVLQVTATDQDEGVNAEITYSFHHVDELVEQFFNLDKRTGEITTKDNFDFEIANSYTLSVEAKDHGDLAAYCSIQVEILDENDCAPEMVITSVFTPLPEDSPPGTVIALIKTRDRDSGENGEVYCRILGKAAFILKSYSKNYYKLVTDGPLDREENPEYNITIMATDRGKPPLSSSINITLHIADVNDNAPVFEQVFYLVHIAENNPPGASIAQVSASDPDLGPNGHVSYSIVASDLEPRALASYVSVSAQSGVVFAQRAFDHEQLRAFELTVQARDQGSPALSANVSLRVLVGDRNDNAPRVLYPALGPDGSALFDTVPRAAQPGYLVTKVVAVDADSGHNAWLSYHVLQASEPGLFSLGLRTGEVRTARALGDRDAARQRLLVAVRDGGQPPLSATATLHLVFADSLQEVLPDVSDRPEPSDPQAELQFYLVVALALVSVLFLLAVILAVALRLRRSPSPAAWGCFQSGLRSKSGPGVLPDYSEGTLPYSYNLCVASQLAKTEFNFLNVTPEVTPSQDLLCEDAGWLPNTNHEGAGIPFASDTILKKSGTDGQKYPELVLERPLDREKVAVHDLLLTALDGGDPILSSSMHIHVVVLDANDNAPLFTQSEYRVTVPENIPVGSRLLTLTATDPDEGVNGELTYSFRNEEDKISETFQLDSSLGEISTLQSLDYEESRFYLMEVVAQDGGALLASAKVLVTVQDVNDNVPEVILTSLASSVSEDCPPGTVIALFSVHDGDSGENGEIVCSIPRNLPFKLEKSVDNYYHLLTTKALDREEISDYNITITVIDSGNPPLSTESHISLNVADINDNPPVFPHTSYSTYILENNPRGISILSVTAHDPDSGNNAKITYSLAEDMFQGMSLSTYVFINSNTGILYALGSFDYEQVKDLQLWVMASDSGDPPLSSNMSLSLFVLDQNDNAPEILYPSIPTDGSTGVELAPRSAEPGYLVTKVVAVDRDSGQNAWLSYHLLKVSEPGLFTVGLHTGEVRTARALLDRDALKQSLVVVVQDHGQPPLSVTVTLTVAVADSIPDVLADLDSLKPSSYADDSSLTLYLVVAVAIVSCVFLAFVIVLLALRLRRWHSSSQLQASGSSRLPE; encoded by the exons ATGAGGCCGAGGCCGAGCGCAGAAAGGAGCAGCCCAGCGCGGTGGCGGCAGGTATTGTTGCCCTTCCTGCTGTCTTTGTTCCGCGGGGCTCTTCCAGATCAAATCCGCTATTCAATTCCCGAAGAGCTGGCCAAAAACTCGGTGGTAGGAAACCTCGCCAAGGATCTGGGGCTCAGTGTCCGGGATTTGCCAGCCCGGAAGCTGCGGGTTAGTGCGGAGAAAGAATATTTCACTGTAAACCCTGAGAGTGGGGACTTACTTGTGAGTGACAGAATAGACCGAGAGCAGATATGCGGAAAGAAGCCTCTGTGTATTCTGGATTTCGATACTGTCGCTGAAAACCCACTAAATATTTTCCATGTAGCAGTAATAGTACAGGATATAAATGACAATACCCCGCTATTCAAACAGaataatattgatttaaaaattggagAATCCACTAAGCCAGGTAAAACATTTCCACTAGACCCGGCCCTGGATTCAGATGCTGGCCCAAATTCACTGCAAAGATACCATCTTAATGACAATGAACACTTTGATCTCATagagaaacaggctccagatgGACGTAAATATCCTGAGTTGGTTCTGAAACATTCACTAGACAGAGAAGAACAGAATCTCCATCAATTGGTTCTAACAGCTGTGGATGGTGGAGACCCACCCCAAAGCGGCACCGCTCAGATCCAAATCCAAGTGACCGATGCCAACGATAATGCCCCAGTTTTCATCCAGGACGTGTACAAGGTCAGCCTGCAGGAAGGTGTACCTCTGGGCTTCTCCGTGCTTCAAGTAACGGCCACTGATCAGGATGAGGGCGTCAACGCAGAAATCACCTACTCCTTTCATCATGTGGATGAACTAGTGGAACAGTTTTTTAACTTAGATAAAAGAACAGGTGAAATCACAACAAAGgataattttgattttgaaattgcTAATAGTTACACTCTCAGTGTAGAAGCAAAAGATCATGGAGATCTAGCAGCCTATTGCAGTATCCAAGTTGAAATTCTCGATGAGAATGATTGTGCACCTGAAATGGTTATTACTTCGGTATTTACTCCACTACCAGAAGATTCACCACCAGGAACTGTGATCGCCTTGATAAAAACAAGAGATAGAGACTctggagaaaatggagaagttTACTGCCGCATCTTGGGAAAGGCCGCGTTTATATTGAAATCTTACTCCAAGAACTATTACAAGCTAGTGACAGACGGGCCCCTGGACCGGGAGGAGAATCCAGAATATAACATCACTATAATGGCCACCGACAGAGGTAAGCCGCCCCTCTCCTCTAGTATAAACATCACTCTGCACATCGCAGATGTCAACGACAACGCGCCAGTTTTCGAACAGGTTTTCTATTTGGTTCACATTGCCGAGAACAACCCTCCAGGAGCCTCCATCGCCCAAGTCAGCGCCTCCGACCCCGACCTAGGGCCCAACGGCCACGTCTCCTACTCCATCGTGGCCAGCGACCTGGAGCCGCGGGCGCTGGCGTCCTACGTGTCCGTGAGCGCGCAGAGCGGCGTGGTGTTCGCGCAGCGCGCCTTCGACCACGAGCAGCTGCGCGCCTTCGAGCTGACGGTGCAGGCCCGCGACCAGGGCTCGCCCGCGCTCAGCGCCAACGTGAGCCTGCGCGTGTTGGTGGGCGACCGCAACGACAACGCGCCTAGGGTGCTGTACCCGGCGCTGGGGCCCGACGGCTCGGCGCTCTTCGACACGGTGCCGCGCGCCGCGCAGCCCGGCTACCTGGTCACCAAGGTGGTGGCGGTGGACGCCGACTCGGGACACAATGCGTGGCTGTCGTACCACGTGCTGCAGGCCAGCGAGCCCGGACTCTTCAGCCTGGGGCTGCGCACGGGCGAGGTGCGCACTGCGCGTGCTTTGGGCGACAGGGACGCGGCCCGCCAGCGCCTGCTGGTCGCCGTGCGGGACGGGGGACAGCCGCCCCTCTCTGCCACCGCCACGCTGCACCTGGTTTTCGCCGACAGTCTGCAAGAAGTACTGCCGGATGTCAGCGACCGCCCGGAGCCCTCTGACCCCCAGGCCGAGCTGCAGTTTTACCTGGTGGTGGCCTTGGCCTTGGTCTCGGTGCTCTTCCTCCTTGCGGTGATTCTGGCGGTGGCTCTGCGCCTGCGCcgctcccccagccctgctgcctgGGGCTGCTTTCAGTCAGGCCTCCGTTCCAAATCTGGACCTGGGGTTCTCCCCGATTACAGTGAGGGGACTTTGCCTTATTCCTACAATCTGTGCGTTGCTTCACAGTTAGCTAAGACagagtttaattttcttaatgtcacCCCGGAAGTGACTCCCTCTCAGGATCTCCTCTGTGAAGATGCCGGTTGGTTACCAAATACAAATCATGAAGGCGCTGGGATCCCATTTGCATCAGATACTATTCTAAAG AAAAGCGGAACTGATGGACAAAAATATCCGGAGCTGGTACTGGAACGGCCCTTGGACCGCGAGAAAGTAGCTGTCCACGACCTTCTTCTCACAGCTTTAGATGGTGGAGACCCCATACTCTCTAGTAGTATGCACATACACGTGGTGGTCCTCGACGCAAATGATAATGCACCTCTCTTCACTCAATCTGAGTACAGAGTGACTGTTCCAGAGAACATACCTGTAGGCTCTCGGCTGCTTACACTAACCGCCACGGATCCAGATGAGGGAGTAAACGGGGAATTAACATACTCTTTTCGCAATGAAGAAGATAAGATTTCAGAGACTTTCCAACTTGATTCCAGCCTGGGTGAAATCTCAACTCTGCAATCACTGGATTATGAAGAATCCAGATTCTACCTCATGGAAGTGGTAGCTCAGGATGGAGGTGCTCTTCTTGCCAGTGCTAAGGTATTGGTGACAGTACAGGATGTGAATGACAATGTCCCAGAAGTGATCCTCACATCCCTTGCTAGTTCCGTCTCTGAAGACTGTCCTCCTGGAACTGTAATTGCACTGTTTAGTGTACATGATGGTGATTCTGGAGAGAATGGTGAGATTGTGTGTTCTATCCCCAGGAACTTGCCCTTTAAATTGGAAAAGTCAGTTGATAATTATTATCACTTATTGACAACGAAAGCCCTGGACAGAGAAGAGATCTCAGATTATAACATCACAATAACTGTCATTGACAGTGGAAACCCACCCCTGTCTACAGAAAGCCACATCTCCCTGAATGTGGCAGACATCAATGACAACCCTCCTGTCTTCCCTCACACCTCATACTCCACCTACATCCTGGAAAACAATCCCAGAGGCATCTCAATTTTATCTGTGACTGCACACGACCCCGACAGTGGCAACAACGCCAAGATCACTTACTCTCTGGCTGAGGATATGTTTCAAGGAATGTCTCTGTCTACCTATGTCTTCATCAACTCCAATACAGGCATCCTGTATGCTCTGGGCTCTTTTGACTATGAACAAGTTAAAGATCTGCAGCTGTGGGTAATGGCCAGTGACAGTGGAGACCCTCCACTTAGTAGCAACATGTCACTGAGCCTGTTTGTGCTGGATCAGAATGACAATGCCCCTGAAATCCTGTACCCCAGCATTCCCACTGATGGCTCCACTGGTGTGGAGCTGGCTCCCCGATCCGCAGAGCCCGGATACCTAGTGACCAAGGTGGTGGCGGTGGACAGAGACTCTGGCCAGAATGCCTGGCTGTCCTACCATCTGCTCAAGGTCAGCGAGCCAGGACTTTTCACGGTGGGGCTACACACGGGTGAGGTGCGCACTGCACGGGCCCTGCTGGACAGAGACGCGCTCAAGCAGAGCTTAGTGGTGGTGGTCCAGGATCATGGCCAGCCCCCTCTTTCAGTTACTGTCACACTCACTGTGGCTGTAGCTGACAGTATCCCAGATGTCCTGGCTGACCTGGACAGCCTCAAGCCCTCATCCTATGCTGACGACTCCAGTCTCACACTGTACCTTGTGGTGGCAGTGGCTATAGTCTCCTGTGTCTTCCTCGCCTTTGTCATCGTGCTACTGGCACTCAGGCTGAGACGCTGGCACTCTTCAAGTCAGCTCCAGGCATCAGGAAGCAG CAGACTCCCGGAATAG
- the LOC102960606 gene encoding protocadherin gamma-B3 isoform X23 has product MNDHLGLKGPAGRRQMLFLSLLSLFCPVISEQILYTIPEELARGSLVGNLAKDLGVGVGDLPARNLRVSAQKKLFTVSTENGDLLVSDRIDREQICGEKSTCVLEFELVAEKPLNFFHVSVVIQDVNDNPPTFSQNITELEISELAVTGASFALEPAQDSDVGVNSLQQYYLSPNPHFSLIQKENPDGSRYPELVVKTPLDREEQSRHHLVLTAVDGGDPARSCTTQIMVVVADANDNAPVFTQDIYRVSVPENLPVGSSVLRVMATDLDEGVNAVITYTFINIGRAVRQLFKLDSTTGELTTGGGLDFEERASYTIGVEAKDGGHHTAHCKVQIDILDENDNTPEITLDSESKHILEDAELGTVVALIKTYDLDSGFNGEVFCQLKGKFPFKIVQDTKNTYKLVTDGALDREQTPEYNITITVTDRGRPALSSNRSVILNIADVNDNAPVFHQGSYVVHVAENNPPGASIFQVSASDPDLGPNGRVSYSIVASDLEPRALASYVSVSAQSGVVFAQRAFDHEQLRAFELTVQARDQGSPALSANVSLRVLVGDRNDNAPRVLYPALGPDGSALFDTVPRAAQPGYLVTKVVAVDADSGHNAWLSYHVLQASEPGLFSLGLRTGEVRTARALGDRDAARQRLLVAVRDGGQPPLSATVTLLLVFADSLQEALPDVSDRPEPSDPQAELQFYLVVALALISVLFLLAVILAVALSLQRSSRPSSWSCFKTDVCSKTGSGVIPNFSEGTLPYSYNLCAASHSSETEFKFLSIKPENGPSQDLLCNEASWFESANNDNRKMTSNSVNLQQHKADQTP; this is encoded by the exons ATGAACGATCACTTGGGATTGAAGGGCCCGGCTGGGCGGAGACAAatgctgtttctctctttgcTGTCTTTGTTCTGCCCGGTGATCTCGGAGCAAATCCTCTATACTATTCCGGAGGAGCTGGCCAGGGGCTCGCTTGTGGGAAACCTCGCCAAGGATCTGGGGGTTGGCGTTGGAGATTTGCCTGCTCGAAACCTGCGTGTTAGTGCACAGAAGAAACTGTTTACAGTGAGTACCGAGAATGGGGACTTACTTGTTAGTGACCGTATAGACCGAGAGCAGATTTGTGGCGAGAAGTCGACATGTGTTCTAGAATTCGAATTGGTGGCCGAAAAGCCTTTGAACTTCTTTCATGTAAGTGTGGTAATTCAGGATGTCAATGACAATCCACCAACCTTTAGCCAAAATATCACTGAATTGGAAATCAGTGAACTGGCCGTAACTGGAGCCTCCTTTGCCCTGGAACCCGCGCAAGATTCAGATGTAGGTGTCAATTCCCTGCAGCAGTACTATCTCAGTCCCAACCCACACTTCTCTTTGATCCAGAAGGAGAACCCAGATGGCAGTAGGTACCCAGAACTGGTAGTGAAGACTCCCCTGGACAGGGAAGAGCAGTCACGCCACCACCTGGTCCTCACGGCTGTGGATGGGGGTGACCCAGCCAGAAGCTGCACTACCCAGATCATGGTGGTTGTGGCAGATGCAAATGATAATGCACCAGTGTTCACCCAGGACATTTACAGGGTCAGTGTTCCAGAGAACCTGCCTGTGGGCTCCTCTGTACTAAGAGTGATGGCCACTGACTTGGATGAAGGGGTCAATGCTGTGATCACCTACACTTTCATCAACATTGGTAGGGCAGTGAGACAGCTGTTCAAACTGGACAGTACAACAGGGGAACTCACCACTGGCGGAGGACTGGACTTTGAAGAGAGAGCGAGCTACACAATTGGGGTGGAAGCAAAGGATGGTGGACATCACACAGCACACTGTAAAGTACAAATAGATATTTTGGATGAAAACGACAATACACCAGAGATAACCCTGGATTCTGAATCTAAACATATTCTAGAAGATGCTGAGTTGGGGACTGTTGTTGCCCTGATCAAAACCTATGACCTCGATTCTGGATTTAATGGGGAAGTTTTCTGCCAACTAAAAGGAAAGTTCCCATTTAAAATAGTTCAAGATACAAAAAACACATACAAGTTGGTCACAGATGGAGCCCTAGATCGAGAGCAGACTCCGGAATACAACATTACCATCACAGTCACCGACAGGGGAAGGCCAGCCCTCTCCTCCAACAGAAGTGTCATCTTGAACATTGCTGATGTCAATGACAATGCTCCTGTTTTCCACCAGGGCTCTTACGTGGTCCACGTGGCAGAAAACAACCCGCCCGGAGCTTCTATTTTCCAAGTCAGCGCTTCCGACCCCGACCTGGGACCCAACGGCCGCGTCTCCTACTCCATCGTGGCCAGCGACCTGGAGCCGCGGGCGCTGGCGTCCTACGTGTCCGTGAGCGCGCAGAGCGGCGTGGTGTTCGCGCAGCGCGCCTTCGACCACGAGCAGCTGCGCGCCTTCGAGCTGACGGTGCAGGCCCGCGACCAGGGCTCGCCCGCGCTCAGCGCCAACGTGAGCCTGCGCGTGTTGGTGGGCGACCGCAACGACAACGCGCCTAGGGTGCTGTACCCGGCGCTGGGGCCCGACGGCTCGGCGCTCTTCGACACGGTGCCGCGCGCCGCGCAGCCCGGCTACCTGGTCACCAAGGTGGTGGCGGTGGACGCCGACTCGGGACACAATGCGTGGCTGTCGTACCACGTGCTGCAGGCCAGCGAGCCCGGACTCTTCAGCCTGGGGCTGCGCACGGGCGAGGTGCGCACTGCGCGTGCTTTGGGCGACAGGGACGCGGCCCGCCAGCGCCTGCTGGTTGCGGTGCGGGATGGAGGACAGCCGCCCCTTTCCGCAACTGTCACGCTGCTCCTGGTTTTCGCAGACAGCCTACAAGAGGCGCTGCCGGACGTCAGCGACCGCCCGGAGCCCTCTGACCCCCAGGCTGAGCTGCAGTTTTACCTGGTGGTGGCCTTGGCCTTGATCTCAGTGCTGTTTCTCCTAGCAGTGATTCTAGCGGTTGCGCTGAGCCTGCAACGCTCCTCCCGCCCTTCCTCCTGGAGCTGCTTTAAGACTGATGTCTGCTCCAAGACTGGATCTGGGGTTATTCCCAACTTTAGCGAAGGGACTTTGCCTTATTCTTACAATCTATGTGCTGCCTCACATTCCTCAGAGACTGAGTTTAAATTTCTCAGTATAAAGCCTGAAAATGGTCCATCACAAGATCttctatgtaatgaagcctcttGGTTTGAAAGTGCCAATAATGATAATCGCAAAATGACTTCTAATTCAGTCAATTTGCAACAG CACAAAGCAGATCAGACACCATAG
- the LOC102960606 gene encoding protocadherin gamma-B2 isoform X1, with protein MRPRPSAERSSPARWRQVLLPFLLSLFRGALPDQIRYSIPEELAKNSVVGNLAKDLGLSVRDLPARKLRVSAEKEYFTVNPESGDLLVSDRIDREQICGKKPLCILDFDTVAENPLNIFHVAVIVQDINDNTPLFKQNNIDLKIGESTKPGKTFPLDPALDSDAGPNSLQRYHLNDNEHFDLIEKQAPDGRKYPELVLKHSLDREEQNLHQLVLTAVDGGDPPQSGTAQIQIQVTDANDNAPVFIQDVYKVSLQEGVPLGFSVLQVTATDQDEGVNAEITYSFHHVDELVEQFFNLDKRTGEITTKDNFDFEIANSYTLSVEAKDHGDLAAYCSIQVEILDENDCAPEMVITSVFTPLPEDSPPGTVIALIKTRDRDSGENGEVYCRILGKAAFILKSYSKNYYKLVTDGPLDREENPEYNITIMATDRGKPPLSSSINITLHIADVNDNAPVFEQVFYLVHIAENNPPGASIAQVSASDPDLGPNGHVSYSIVASDLEPRALASYVSVSAQSGVVFAQRAFDHEQLRAFELTVQARDQGSPALSANVSLRVLVGDRNDNAPRVLYPALGPDGSALFDTVPRAAQPGYLVTKVVAVDADSGHNAWLSYHVLQASEPGLFSLGLRTGEVRTARALGDRDAARQRLLVAVRDGGQPPLSATATLHLVFADSLQEVLPDVSDRPEPSDPQAELQFYLVVALALVSVLFLLAVILAVALRLRRSPSPAAWGCFQSGLRSKSGPGVLPDYSEGTLPYSYNLCVASQLAKTEFNFLNVTPEVTPSQDLLCEDAGWLPNTNHEGAGIPFASDTILKKSGTDGQKYPELVLERPLDREKVAVHDLLLTALDGGDPILSSSMHIHVVVLDANDNAPLFTQSEYRVTVPENIPVGSRLLTLTATDPDEGVNGELTYSFRNEEDKISETFQLDSSLGEISTLQSLDYEESRFYLMEVVAQDGGALLASAKVLVTVQDVNDNVPEVILTSLASSVSEDCPPGTVIALFSVHDGDSGENGEIVCSIPRNLPFKLEKSVDNYYHLLTTKALDREEISDYNITITVIDSGNPPLSTESHISLNVADINDNPPVFPHTSYSTYILENNPRGISILSVTAHDPDSGNNAKITYSLAEDMFQGMSLSTYVFINSNTGILYALGSFDYEQVKDLQLWVMASDSGDPPLSSNMSLSLFVLDQNDNAPEILYPSIPTDGSTGVELAPRSAEPGYLVTKVVAVDRDSGQNAWLSYHLLKVSEPGLFTVGLHTGEVRTARALLDRDALKQSLVVVVQDHGQPPLSVTVTLTVAVADSIPDVLADLDSLKPSSYADDSSLTLYLVVAVAIVSCVFLAFVIVLLALRLRRWHSSSQLQASGSRLAGMPTSHFVGVDGVRAFLQTYSHEVSLTADSRNSHMIFPQPNYADTLISQESCGKSEPPLISEKINVNEELGVVQQAPPNTDWRFSQAQRPGTSGSQNGDETGTWPNNQFDTEMLQAMILASASEAADGGSTLGGGAGTMGLSARYGPQFTLQHVPDYRQNVYIPGSNATLTNAAAKRDGKAPTGGNGNKKKSGKKEKK; from the exons ATGAGGCCGAGGCCGAGCGCAGAAAGGAGCAGCCCAGCGCGGTGGCGGCAGGTATTGTTGCCCTTCCTGCTGTCTTTGTTCCGCGGGGCTCTTCCAGATCAAATCCGCTATTCAATTCCCGAAGAGCTGGCCAAAAACTCGGTGGTAGGAAACCTCGCCAAGGATCTGGGGCTCAGTGTCCGGGATTTGCCAGCCCGGAAGCTGCGGGTTAGTGCGGAGAAAGAATATTTCACTGTAAACCCTGAGAGTGGGGACTTACTTGTGAGTGACAGAATAGACCGAGAGCAGATATGCGGAAAGAAGCCTCTGTGTATTCTGGATTTCGATACTGTCGCTGAAAACCCACTAAATATTTTCCATGTAGCAGTAATAGTACAGGATATAAATGACAATACCCCGCTATTCAAACAGaataatattgatttaaaaattggagAATCCACTAAGCCAGGTAAAACATTTCCACTAGACCCGGCCCTGGATTCAGATGCTGGCCCAAATTCACTGCAAAGATACCATCTTAATGACAATGAACACTTTGATCTCATagagaaacaggctccagatgGACGTAAATATCCTGAGTTGGTTCTGAAACATTCACTAGACAGAGAAGAACAGAATCTCCATCAATTGGTTCTAACAGCTGTGGATGGTGGAGACCCACCCCAAAGCGGCACCGCTCAGATCCAAATCCAAGTGACCGATGCCAACGATAATGCCCCAGTTTTCATCCAGGACGTGTACAAGGTCAGCCTGCAGGAAGGTGTACCTCTGGGCTTCTCCGTGCTTCAAGTAACGGCCACTGATCAGGATGAGGGCGTCAACGCAGAAATCACCTACTCCTTTCATCATGTGGATGAACTAGTGGAACAGTTTTTTAACTTAGATAAAAGAACAGGTGAAATCACAACAAAGgataattttgattttgaaattgcTAATAGTTACACTCTCAGTGTAGAAGCAAAAGATCATGGAGATCTAGCAGCCTATTGCAGTATCCAAGTTGAAATTCTCGATGAGAATGATTGTGCACCTGAAATGGTTATTACTTCGGTATTTACTCCACTACCAGAAGATTCACCACCAGGAACTGTGATCGCCTTGATAAAAACAAGAGATAGAGACTctggagaaaatggagaagttTACTGCCGCATCTTGGGAAAGGCCGCGTTTATATTGAAATCTTACTCCAAGAACTATTACAAGCTAGTGACAGACGGGCCCCTGGACCGGGAGGAGAATCCAGAATATAACATCACTATAATGGCCACCGACAGAGGTAAGCCGCCCCTCTCCTCTAGTATAAACATCACTCTGCACATCGCAGATGTCAACGACAACGCGCCAGTTTTCGAACAGGTTTTCTATTTGGTTCACATTGCCGAGAACAACCCTCCAGGAGCCTCCATCGCCCAAGTCAGCGCCTCCGACCCCGACCTAGGGCCCAACGGCCACGTCTCCTACTCCATCGTGGCCAGCGACCTGGAGCCGCGGGCGCTGGCGTCCTACGTGTCCGTGAGCGCGCAGAGCGGCGTGGTGTTCGCGCAGCGCGCCTTCGACCACGAGCAGCTGCGCGCCTTCGAGCTGACGGTGCAGGCCCGCGACCAGGGCTCGCCCGCGCTCAGCGCCAACGTGAGCCTGCGCGTGTTGGTGGGCGACCGCAACGACAACGCGCCTAGGGTGCTGTACCCGGCGCTGGGGCCCGACGGCTCGGCGCTCTTCGACACGGTGCCGCGCGCCGCGCAGCCCGGCTACCTGGTCACCAAGGTGGTGGCGGTGGACGCCGACTCGGGACACAATGCGTGGCTGTCGTACCACGTGCTGCAGGCCAGCGAGCCCGGACTCTTCAGCCTGGGGCTGCGCACGGGCGAGGTGCGCACTGCGCGTGCTTTGGGCGACAGGGACGCGGCCCGCCAGCGCCTGCTGGTCGCCGTGCGGGACGGGGGACAGCCGCCCCTCTCTGCCACCGCCACGCTGCACCTGGTTTTCGCCGACAGTCTGCAAGAAGTACTGCCGGATGTCAGCGACCGCCCGGAGCCCTCTGACCCCCAGGCCGAGCTGCAGTTTTACCTGGTGGTGGCCTTGGCCTTGGTCTCGGTGCTCTTCCTCCTTGCGGTGATTCTGGCGGTGGCTCTGCGCCTGCGCcgctcccccagccctgctgcctgGGGCTGCTTTCAGTCAGGCCTCCGTTCCAAATCTGGACCTGGGGTTCTCCCCGATTACAGTGAGGGGACTTTGCCTTATTCCTACAATCTGTGCGTTGCTTCACAGTTAGCTAAGACagagtttaattttcttaatgtcacCCCGGAAGTGACTCCCTCTCAGGATCTCCTCTGTGAAGATGCCGGTTGGTTACCAAATACAAATCATGAAGGCGCTGGGATCCCATTTGCATCAGATACTATTCTAAAG AAAAGCGGAACTGATGGACAAAAATATCCGGAGCTGGTACTGGAACGGCCCTTGGACCGCGAGAAAGTAGCTGTCCACGACCTTCTTCTCACAGCTTTAGATGGTGGAGACCCCATACTCTCTAGTAGTATGCACATACACGTGGTGGTCCTCGACGCAAATGATAATGCACCTCTCTTCACTCAATCTGAGTACAGAGTGACTGTTCCAGAGAACATACCTGTAGGCTCTCGGCTGCTTACACTAACCGCCACGGATCCAGATGAGGGAGTAAACGGGGAATTAACATACTCTTTTCGCAATGAAGAAGATAAGATTTCAGAGACTTTCCAACTTGATTCCAGCCTGGGTGAAATCTCAACTCTGCAATCACTGGATTATGAAGAATCCAGATTCTACCTCATGGAAGTGGTAGCTCAGGATGGAGGTGCTCTTCTTGCCAGTGCTAAGGTATTGGTGACAGTACAGGATGTGAATGACAATGTCCCAGAAGTGATCCTCACATCCCTTGCTAGTTCCGTCTCTGAAGACTGTCCTCCTGGAACTGTAATTGCACTGTTTAGTGTACATGATGGTGATTCTGGAGAGAATGGTGAGATTGTGTGTTCTATCCCCAGGAACTTGCCCTTTAAATTGGAAAAGTCAGTTGATAATTATTATCACTTATTGACAACGAAAGCCCTGGACAGAGAAGAGATCTCAGATTATAACATCACAATAACTGTCATTGACAGTGGAAACCCACCCCTGTCTACAGAAAGCCACATCTCCCTGAATGTGGCAGACATCAATGACAACCCTCCTGTCTTCCCTCACACCTCATACTCCACCTACATCCTGGAAAACAATCCCAGAGGCATCTCAATTTTATCTGTGACTGCACACGACCCCGACAGTGGCAACAACGCCAAGATCACTTACTCTCTGGCTGAGGATATGTTTCAAGGAATGTCTCTGTCTACCTATGTCTTCATCAACTCCAATACAGGCATCCTGTATGCTCTGGGCTCTTTTGACTATGAACAAGTTAAAGATCTGCAGCTGTGGGTAATGGCCAGTGACAGTGGAGACCCTCCACTTAGTAGCAACATGTCACTGAGCCTGTTTGTGCTGGATCAGAATGACAATGCCCCTGAAATCCTGTACCCCAGCATTCCCACTGATGGCTCCACTGGTGTGGAGCTGGCTCCCCGATCCGCAGAGCCCGGATACCTAGTGACCAAGGTGGTGGCGGTGGACAGAGACTCTGGCCAGAATGCCTGGCTGTCCTACCATCTGCTCAAGGTCAGCGAGCCAGGACTTTTCACGGTGGGGCTACACACGGGTGAGGTGCGCACTGCACGGGCCCTGCTGGACAGAGACGCGCTCAAGCAGAGCTTAGTGGTGGTGGTCCAGGATCATGGCCAGCCCCCTCTTTCAGTTACTGTCACACTCACTGTGGCTGTAGCTGACAGTATCCCAGATGTCCTGGCTGACCTGGACAGCCTCAAGCCCTCATCCTATGCTGACGACTCCAGTCTCACACTGTACCTTGTGGTGGCAGTGGCTATAGTCTCCTGTGTCTTCCTCGCCTTTGTCATCGTGCTACTGGCACTCAGGCTGAGACGCTGGCACTCTTCAAGTCAGCTCCAGGCATCAGGAAGCAGGTTGGCTGGCATGCCCACCTCGCATTTTGTGGGTGTGGACGGGGTGCGAGCTTTCCTGCAGACTTATTCCCATGAGGTCTCCCTCACAGCAGACTCCCGGAATAGTCACATGATCTTCCCCCAGCCCAACTATGCAGACACACTCATCAGTCAGGAGAGCTGTGGGAAAAGCGAGCCTCCTCTGATATCTGAGAAGATAAATGTAAACGAAGAGCTAGGAGTTGTAcag